AATCCGAGGCCGACGAGGACGAGACGACGGACGACTCGACCGCATTCCGGCCCGCGATCGACGCCCACACCCACCTGCTCCCCGAACGGCTCACTGCCGCAATTCGACGGTCACTCGGCGACGAAGCCGGCTGGGAGTTCTCCCATCCGACCGCCAGGCGCGAGCTCGAAGCCGTCCTCCGCTCGGCGGGCGTCGCCGCCTACGTCGCGCTGCCGTACGCACACAAGGCGGGCCTGGCGAGCGAACTGAACGCCTGGCTGCTCGACCGGGCCGCCGAGTCGGATCGCCTGGTTCCGTTCGCGACGGTCCACCCCGACGACGAGGACGTCGCGGGCGTCGTCCGCGAGGCGTTCGAGGGCGGTGCGCGGGGACTGAAGATCCACTGTCCGGTCCAGGAGTGTCGGCCCGCGGAGTCGCGGCTCGAACCGGCGCTGGAGGTCGCGGCGGACTACGATCGGCCGATCACCTACCACGGCGGGACGGCGCCGATGTTCGAGGACAGTCCGTACGTCGGCGCGGACGCGTTCGCGGAGTTGCTCGACTCCTATCCGGAGCTTCGGGTCTGCTGTGCGCACATGGGGACCTACGAGACCGAGGCGTTCCTCGAGTTCGCGCGGGAGTACGAGAACGTCTACCTCGATACAACCTTCGCGATGTCGACGGCCGCCGAGGAGACGATGGGGTTCGATCCGTCGTCGATCGCCGACGAGACCCTCGTCGAACTCTCCGACTCGATCATGTACGGCTCCGATTTCCCGAACATCCCGTATCCGTATCGCGAGGAGCGGGCCGAGTTGCTCGCTC
This window of the Natrinema salifodinae genome carries:
- a CDS encoding amidohydrolase family protein yields the protein MSPPEHRPESEADEDETTDDSTAFRPAIDAHTHLLPERLTAAIRRSLGDEAGWEFSHPTARRELEAVLRSAGVAAYVALPYAHKAGLASELNAWLLDRAAESDRLVPFATVHPDDEDVAGVVREAFEGGARGLKIHCPVQECRPAESRLEPALEVAADYDRPITYHGGTAPMFEDSPYVGADAFAELLDSYPELRVCCAHMGTYETEAFLEFAREYENVYLDTTFAMSTAAEETMGFDPSSIADETLVELSDSIMYGSDFPNIPYPYREERAELLARDLPRETARDLFYRTAVEYLGLDDLPGLETE